A section of the Patescibacteria group bacterium genome encodes:
- the secF gene encoding protein translocase subunit SecF — protein sequence MFVVLYRKWFYAVSALLVVASLASVAVWGLQYGIDFAGGSLIELEYASARPTVEMVQKQIAATDVGAFSARESGDKGFIIRTKHLTQEQHDAVISALSKDAAGKVTGADEKRFDSVGPLLGQEAARKALVSLALVILAIVLFITYAFRQVSEPVSSWKYGLIAIIALVHDVIIPTGAFAILGHFQGFEIDTLFITALLVILGFSIHDTIVVFDRVRENLKHRSSGEAFEHIVGKSISQTFVRSINTSMTVLISLVIMYFVGSEATRHFVVALLVGITAGTYSSIFLGSPLLVTFQKLQEKKSR from the coding sequence ATGTTCGTCGTACTTTACCGAAAATGGTTCTATGCAGTATCGGCGCTCCTCGTAGTCGCCTCGCTTGCCTCAGTGGCCGTGTGGGGTCTACAGTACGGGATTGATTTTGCTGGCGGCTCGCTCATCGAATTGGAATATGCGAGCGCGCGACCAACAGTCGAGATGGTGCAGAAACAGATTGCAGCTACTGATGTCGGTGCTTTCTCAGCTCGAGAATCCGGCGACAAAGGTTTTATTATCCGTACCAAGCACCTCACTCAGGAGCAGCATGATGCTGTTATCAGCGCTCTTTCAAAGGATGCCGCAGGGAAGGTGACCGGCGCTGATGAGAAGCGGTTTGACTCTGTCGGCCCACTCCTTGGCCAGGAGGCCGCTCGCAAGGCACTCGTTTCCCTCGCTTTGGTGATCCTCGCAATCGTACTTTTCATCACCTACGCGTTCCGCCAGGTGTCTGAGCCGGTGTCTTCTTGGAAGTACGGCCTCATCGCGATCATCGCGCTTGTGCACGATGTCATCATCCCGACTGGCGCCTTCGCTATCCTCGGCCACTTCCAAGGCTTTGAGATCGATACGCTCTTTATCACCGCTTTGCTCGTGATCCTTGGCTTCTCGATCCACGACACCATTGTGGTGTTCGACCGTGTGCGTGAAAATCTCAAACACCGATCTTCTGGCGAGGCTTTTGAGCACATCGTGGGGAAGAGTATCAGTCAAACTTTCGTGCGCTCGATTAACACTTCGATGACCGTGCTCATCTCGCTTGTGATCATGTATTTTGTTGGCAGCGAAGCCACTCGGCACTTCGTGGTGGCGCTGCTTGTTGGTATCACGGCAGGTACGTATTCATCGATTTTCCTAGGTTCGCCGTTGCTCGTGACCTTCCAGAAGTTGCAGGAGAAGAAAAGCAGATAG
- the secD gene encoding protein translocase subunit SecD, with translation MTKHRSIAVILLALSILGGYFIYSSEVKKSDFAFKLGLDLSGGTHLVYKADTSDIADGDVQASMSSLRDVIERRVNLFGVSEPVVQVEEGGVVGGGGHKLIVELPGVTDVNKAVALIGKTPVLEFKLVNEAALTDLQAQIQALGPDGKPIDISTAPASKGEPFISTGLTGRLLDRAELEFDQRTGEPQVSVQFNTEGSELFAKITKENVGKRIAIFLDGTVISSPVVREEISGGKAQISGGSMTSKEAQSIVRDLNYGALPVPITLEGTQKIGASLGASALHASVQSGIWAFAFIALFLILWYRLPGLLASVSLAIYVVIMLLLFQAIPVVLTSAGLAGFILSVGMAVDANILIFERMKEEFKRGRDIHSGIFEGFARAWFSIRDGNLSSLITAAILFWLSSTPLVKGFALIFGLGVLVSMFTAITVSRTFLLAVAPKSHGKVSTFLFNNGFKN, from the coding sequence ATGACAAAACACCGATCGATCGCCGTCATTTTGCTGGCTCTGAGCATTTTGGGCGGATATTTCATTTATTCATCAGAGGTAAAAAAGAGCGACTTTGCATTTAAGCTTGGCTTGGACCTCAGTGGCGGTACACACTTGGTGTACAAGGCCGATACGTCGGACATCGCTGATGGCGATGTGCAGGCAAGCATGTCTTCGTTGCGAGATGTGATCGAGCGCCGCGTGAATTTGTTCGGCGTGTCGGAGCCTGTGGTGCAGGTAGAGGAAGGTGGGGTAGTGGGCGGTGGTGGACACAAGCTGATCGTGGAGCTTCCTGGTGTCACCGATGTGAACAAGGCCGTGGCCCTCATTGGGAAGACTCCTGTCTTGGAGTTTAAGTTGGTCAATGAAGCGGCACTCACTGATTTGCAGGCTCAGATACAGGCGCTTGGACCAGATGGTAAGCCGATCGATATTTCGACCGCTCCAGCAAGCAAGGGTGAGCCTTTCATCAGTACCGGTCTCACTGGACGTCTATTGGATCGGGCTGAGCTTGAATTTGATCAGCGTACCGGCGAGCCACAGGTGAGTGTACAGTTTAATACTGAGGGCAGCGAGCTCTTTGCAAAGATCACCAAGGAAAATGTCGGCAAGCGCATCGCGATCTTCCTCGATGGCACCGTTATTTCGAGTCCTGTGGTGCGAGAAGAGATCTCCGGCGGCAAAGCGCAGATTTCCGGTGGGAGTATGACATCGAAAGAAGCGCAGTCTATTGTGCGCGATTTGAATTACGGCGCGTTGCCAGTACCGATCACTCTCGAGGGTACGCAGAAGATCGGTGCTTCGCTTGGTGCTTCAGCGCTTCACGCGAGCGTACAGTCGGGTATTTGGGCCTTTGCTTTCATTGCTTTGTTCCTGATCCTTTGGTACCGATTGCCAGGCCTGCTCGCTTCGGTGTCGTTGGCGATCTACGTGGTGATCATGTTGCTGTTGTTTCAGGCGATTCCGGTAGTGCTCACTTCTGCTGGGTTGGCCGGATTCATCTTGTCTGTGGGTATGGCGGTGGATGCGAACATTCTCATCTTCGAGCGCATGAAGGAGGAATTCAAGCGCGGGCGAGACATTCATTCAGGCATCTTCGAAGGTTTCGCCCGCGCTTGGTTCTCCATCCGCGACGGCAATCTCTCGAGCCTCATCACCGCGGCTATTCTCTTCTGGCTTTCGAGCACGCCGCTCGTGAAGGGCTTCGCCCTCATCTTCGGCCTCGGCGTGCTCGTCAGCATGTTTACCGCGATCACGGTGTCCAGAACCTTCCTGTTGGCAGTCGCACCAAAGTCGCACGGCAAGGTCTCGACCTTCTTATTCAATAACGGATTCAAAAACTAA
- a CDS encoding exopolysaccharide biosynthesis polyprenyl glycosylphosphotransferase has protein sequence MRISSKIGRILLFLGDIVVLFVSLALALAIRYQGIPDAIVWIPHAQAFGLLMIVWLAVFYIGGMYEKQTINIRRSAPLIILNTQIVNSIISVLFFYFIPYFGITPKTNLFIYLGISLALLLLWRVYGYGFFQTKKRREAVLVASSKDAHELYQEVNGNPRYGIVFTEMIDLNGVNPRTLEDRLAPYVAGGKVIVLEMAHPLAEGILPRVYESVFTGVSCIDISSVYEDVFDRIPVSSLTHEWFVQYASMRKAGYDAVKRLMDVVMSLILGLVSLVLYPFVYLAVLLDDHGPLFITQGRIGQGGKMIKIHKFRTMTGDDGGDEGRQKDNHLTRIGSFLRRTRIDELPQLWNVLMGDMSMIGPRPELPPYVVLYEKEIPYYRVRHLIKPGLSGWAQMYHKNPPKGAVDTNETANKLSYDLYYIKHRSLWLDIQIALKTLKIFASRSGR, from the coding sequence ATGCGAATTTCATCAAAAATAGGGCGTATTTTGCTCTTTCTGGGCGATATTGTCGTCCTTTTCGTGTCTTTGGCACTTGCTTTAGCAATCCGGTATCAGGGTATACCGGATGCTATTGTCTGGATCCCTCACGCCCAGGCATTTGGCCTCTTAATGATTGTCTGGCTTGCCGTCTTCTATATCGGTGGGATGTATGAAAAACAGACCATCAATATTCGTCGTTCGGCGCCTCTGATCATTCTCAATACACAGATTGTGAACAGTATCATCAGTGTGCTATTTTTCTATTTCATTCCGTACTTCGGGATTACGCCAAAAACGAATCTATTTATTTACCTCGGTATCTCGCTCGCCCTGCTGCTTTTGTGGCGGGTATATGGCTACGGTTTTTTCCAAACCAAGAAGCGACGTGAGGCAGTATTGGTGGCGAGCAGCAAAGATGCGCATGAGTTGTATCAAGAAGTGAACGGCAACCCTCGTTACGGTATCGTATTTACCGAAATGATTGACCTGAACGGCGTGAATCCGCGTACTCTTGAAGATCGCCTTGCGCCGTATGTTGCGGGAGGGAAGGTGATTGTTTTGGAGATGGCGCATCCGCTCGCCGAAGGTATTTTGCCACGTGTATATGAGTCGGTATTTACCGGCGTGTCGTGTATCGATATTAGTTCGGTATATGAAGATGTGTTTGACCGGATCCCAGTGTCTTCGCTCACACATGAGTGGTTTGTACAGTATGCCTCGATGAGAAAGGCTGGGTATGATGCCGTAAAGCGCTTGATGGATGTAGTGATGTCACTGATACTCGGTCTCGTCTCTCTCGTGTTATACCCATTCGTGTATCTTGCGGTCTTACTCGATGATCATGGTCCACTTTTCATTACCCAAGGTCGCATTGGTCAGGGTGGTAAAATGATCAAGATTCACAAATTCCGCACGATGACTGGGGACGATGGTGGGGATGAGGGGCGACAGAAAGACAATCATCTCACTCGCATCGGTTCCTTCCTTCGTCGCACCCGCATCGACGAGCTCCCACAGCTCTGGAATGTGCTCATGGGCGATATGTCGATGATCGGCCCTCGACCGGAGCTGCCTCCATATGTCGTGTTGTATGAAAAAGAGATTCCGTACTATCGTGTCCGTCACCTGATCAAACCAGGTCTTTCCGGCTGGGCCCAGATGTATCACAAAAACCCGCCAAAGGGCGCCGTGGACACCAATGAAACCGCGAACAAATTGTCGTATGACCTCTATTACATCAAACACCGCTCATTGTGGCTTGATATACAGATTGCTCTGAAGACACTCAAGATTTTTGCCTCCCGCAGTGGCCGGTAA
- a CDS encoding glycosyltransferase has protein sequence MSETAQKRLKILFLITKSSWGGAQRYVFDLASHYSTKYDVLVGLGGNGPLKTALEARSVRTISLPFLQRDISLVKEVRTFFDLVKMIRLEKPDVVHLNSSKIGGLGALACRVAGVKKIIFTAHGWAFNEERPRLSRTAILFLHWVTVLLCTKTIAVSQKTADDISYLPLIAGRVEVIHNGLSPIVRYSKTEARRLLCERFPSLKTASERLHEVATERSRDKTIWIGTISELHPNKGLTHLLHTVAQLKNHVGIPHFVVVIIGEGGQRDALEAIIKNSGLERVALLLGNIPNAAEYLSALDIFTLTSTTEALPYVLLEAGDAHLPVIASKVGGISEIIDQLETGILVRSGNKKELSEAISILLADTAKRNALGKALQQKIAEDFSVQRMIEKTEKIYLS, from the coding sequence ATGTCGGAAACAGCCCAAAAACGGCTCAAAATCTTGTTTTTGATCACCAAGTCGAGTTGGGGTGGCGCTCAGCGGTACGTCTTCGACCTAGCCAGCCACTACTCAACCAAGTATGACGTGTTGGTCGGTTTGGGTGGCAACGGCCCCCTCAAAACAGCACTCGAAGCACGAAGTGTGCGGACAATCAGCCTCCCCTTCCTGCAACGCGATATCAGCCTGGTAAAAGAAGTGCGAACTTTTTTTGACCTCGTAAAAATGATCCGTCTGGAGAAGCCAGATGTTGTGCATTTAAATAGTTCGAAAATCGGCGGCCTTGGGGCGCTCGCTTGTCGTGTTGCTGGCGTGAAAAAGATCATTTTCACTGCTCATGGCTGGGCCTTCAACGAAGAACGACCTCGACTAAGCCGTACCGCCATCCTCTTTCTCCATTGGGTGACCGTACTCCTCTGCACAAAGACGATCGCCGTATCACAGAAAACAGCTGACGATATCTCGTACCTCCCTCTCATCGCCGGCCGTGTCGAAGTGATCCATAACGGCCTCAGCCCAATCGTCCGATACAGCAAGACCGAAGCACGGCGACTGCTCTGTGAGCGGTTTCCCAGCCTAAAGACTGCGAGCGAACGGCTGCACGAAGTGGCAACCGAGCGAAGTCGTGACAAGACGATTTGGATCGGGACCATTTCTGAGCTCCACCCAAACAAGGGACTCACGCATCTGCTGCACACTGTCGCACAGCTGAAAAATCATGTTGGAATTCCCCACTTTGTCGTGGTGATTATCGGTGAGGGCGGGCAGCGCGACGCGCTCGAGGCGATTATCAAAAATAGCGGACTCGAACGCGTCGCGCTGCTCCTCGGCAACATCCCAAATGCGGCAGAATATCTCAGTGCCCTCGATATTTTTACCCTCACCTCAACAACCGAGGCCTTGCCATACGTCCTCCTTGAGGCGGGCGACGCACACCTACCAGTGATCGCCTCGAAAGTCGGTGGTATTTCCGAGATCATCGACCAGCTAGAGACCGGCATCCTCGTCCGGTCTGGCAACAAAAAAGAATTATCCGAGGCCATTTCTATTCTTCTCGCCGACACGGCAAAGCGAAATGCGCTCGGCAAAGCCCTACAACAAAAGATTGCTGAAGATTTCTCTGTCCAGCGAATGATTGAAAAAACTGAAAAAATCTACCTCTCCTAG